The DNA sequence GCGGGGTTCCGGGAGGCCCGCCATGGCCTCCAGGGCATTGCGAATGAGATTCAGGATGATCTGCTCGACCTGCACCGGGTCCGCCTCCACTAGGGCCGTGGCGGGAAACTGGGTCTCCACCGTGACGCCGAGCCGGTTCAGGTCAGCCTGGCACAGCGTCAGGATGTTTTGCGCGGCCTGCACGACATCGACCTTCACCCGCTGGGCGGGTGCCCGCCGCACCAGCGTCCTCAGGCGGGAAATGATTTCGGCGGCCCGCTGTGCCTGAAGCACCATGTTGTGCACCGACTGCCGCACAGGGGCAAGGTCAGGTTCCTCCTCACCGAGTAGCCGCATGCCCGCCTGACCGTAACTGACGATGGCGGTCAGCGGCTGGTTGAGCTCATGGGCAAGTCCGGCGCTCATCTCGCCGAGCGTGGACAGCCTGGAGACGTGGGCGAGCAGCGCTTCGTGCTCGCGGATACGCCGCTCCCCGGCGTCGAGTTGCGCCAGCAGGCGCTGCTGCAACGGCCCGACTTCGCGCACAGTCAGCACGCGGCCCAGCAGTTGATCCCGCTCGCCCAGCAGTGGCGTGAGGCTCCCCCCGATCAGGACCCGCTCCAGACCGCGCTGCAGGGCCGTGCCGTCGGGCAGGGTCGGCCCCTCCTGCCCCTGCCAGAAGCGTGCCGTGTTCAGCGGCGCTTGCGCGAGGGTGGCCCGAAACCGCGCGACCTGCCGGACGTCCTCCCCGACCCGCAGCCCGCTCAAAATGCGGTGCGCAGCAGGGTTGGCCTGCATCACGGTTCCCTGCGGATCAAGCACCACGATGCCGTCCGTACTCGCCTGCACGATGCCCTGCGCCCGGCGGCGTTCATCGAGCAGCGCCTGCTCGGCCCGCCTGCGGGCGGTCAGACCCCGTGCCAGCGTCCAGGCGCCCAGGGCTGTGAACGCCCACCAGGTCAGGAAGGTGGTCCACGGCCACACGTTCCACGAATACTCGCGCTGGAACAGGATGGGGAAGGGTTCCAAAGGCGTGCCGAGCTGCTTTTCTACCAGGAAGGTCAGCGCCGCTGGACGGCCCCCCCCCTCACGCTGCGCCAGGACGCTCCTGCTCTCCGGACGGTAGATCCGGACGGTCATCGGCTCAGGGGGCAGGTCCGCACCGGGAAGCAGCGCCCGGGCCTCCACCCAGACCCGGATGCGGCCGCGCTCCAG is a window from the Deinococcus hopiensis KR-140 genome containing:
- a CDS encoding PAS domain-containing sensor histidine kinase, with the translated sequence MVAGLGSWALLEDRRAELRESFDLDARVLHRVLSQRMEQQETVLNAVESLAAQGVERRTLGGYVKALIRPYPQITAVEQCTSAGCEALTPLPGTLPVLPFTPGGSSRVRWPAGTGTRYALERGRIRVWVEARALLPGADLPPEPMTVRIYRPESRSVLAQREGGGRPAALTFLVEKQLGTPLEPFPILFQREYSWNVWPWTTFLTWWAFTALGAWTLARGLTARRRAEQALLDERRRAQGIVQASTDGIVVLDPQGTVMQANPAAHRILSGLRVGEDVRQVARFRATLAQAPLNTARFWQGQEGPTLPDGTALQRGLERVLIGGSLTPLLGERDQLLGRVLTVREVGPLQQRLLAQLDAGERRIREHEALLAHVSRLSTLGEMSAGLAHELNQPLTAIVSYGQAGMRLLGEEEPDLAPVRQSVHNMVLQAQRAAEIISRLRTLVRRAPAQRVKVDVVQAAQNILTLCQADLNRLGVTVETQFPATALVEADPVQVEQIILNLIRNALEAMAGLPEPRLFLGLTPAAGRWILTVQDSGHGLSGEILPYLFQPFHTAKRDGLGLGLSLSQTLAQGLGGDLVGENGPTHGARFTLTLPQWTPDDSVA